The following are from one region of the Acidobacteriota bacterium genome:
- the pseB gene encoding UDP-N-acetylglucosamine 4,6-dehydratase (inverting): protein MVNWSQESVLVTGGTGSFGKKFVDIMLRDYQPRRLVIFSRDELKQHEMRESGFQHPSLRYFIGDVRDVDRLKRAMSGITMVIHAAALKQVPACEYNPFEAIQTNIMGGRNVIDAAIDTGVRQILALSTDKAVNPINLYGATKLCAEKMFVQANAYAGAQNTRFSCARYGNVVGSRGSVIPIFIEQRKRGKITITDQRMTRFWLTLDHGVKFVISCLEQMHGGEIFVPKIPSMRLLDLAETIAPGCGIETIGIRPGEKLHEVLVSEDESRNTLETEEMYVIQPSHPWWTSANWAQGKKLPEGFRYSSDNNSQWLTRRELEDLVAPDLNAAEALPTSA from the coding sequence ATGGTGAATTGGTCGCAGGAATCGGTGCTGGTAACGGGCGGCACGGGGTCCTTTGGGAAAAAATTCGTTGACATCATGTTGCGTGACTACCAGCCTCGCCGGTTGGTGATTTTCAGCCGCGACGAACTCAAACAGCACGAGATGCGGGAGTCCGGCTTCCAGCATCCCAGCTTGCGTTACTTCATCGGTGACGTCCGGGACGTCGATCGCTTGAAACGGGCCATGTCCGGGATCACGATGGTGATTCACGCCGCCGCGCTGAAGCAGGTGCCGGCCTGTGAATACAATCCGTTTGAAGCCATCCAGACGAACATCATGGGTGGTCGCAACGTAATCGACGCCGCCATCGATACGGGTGTGCGCCAGATTTTGGCCCTCAGCACGGACAAGGCCGTGAATCCGATTAATCTCTACGGTGCAACCAAGCTGTGCGCGGAAAAGATGTTTGTCCAGGCGAACGCTTATGCCGGTGCGCAGAACACGCGCTTCAGTTGTGCGCGCTACGGCAACGTCGTGGGCAGCCGGGGCAGTGTGATCCCGATTTTTATCGAACAGCGGAAGCGCGGCAAGATCACGATTACCGACCAGCGCATGACGCGCTTCTGGCTAACGCTCGATCACGGAGTGAAATTTGTGATCAGTTGTCTGGAGCAGATGCACGGCGGCGAGATCTTCGTCCCGAAGATTCCCAGCATGCGATTACTCGATCTGGCGGAGACGATCGCGCCGGGCTGTGGGATCGAGACGATTGGCATTCGCCCGGGCGAAAAGTTGCACGAAGTATTGGTTTCGGAAGACGAGTCTCGCAACACGTTGGAGACGGAAGAAATGTACGTGATTCAACCGTCGCATCCCTGGTGGACGTCGGCAAACTGGGCGCAAGGCAAGAAATTGCCGGAGGGATTCCGCTATTCCAGCGACAACAATAGCCAGTGGCTGACGCGGCGCGAACTGGAAGACCTGGTTGCGCCGGACTTGAACGCCGCAGAAGCGCTGCCGACCTCGGCCTAG
- the pseC gene encoding UDP-4-amino-4,6-dideoxy-N-acetyl-beta-L-altrosamine transaminase: MSTTPTKLGPLAIHGGTPVRETFLPYGRQSLDEEDIQAVVDVLKSDWLTTGPKVGEFEEQFAAWVGAKHAVSFSSGTAALHGAAFAAGLKAGDEAITTPMTFCATANCVLYQEATPVFADVTQDTLNLDPEEVSRKISPRTKAIIAVDYAGHPADLAPLRELTARHGLLLIEDACHALGAEYRGQRVGGIADMTAFSFHPVKHLTTGEGGMVTTNDPKLAETLRRFRNHGISSDARQRQQSGQWFYEMVLLGFNYRLTDIACALGLSQLQKLDANLTRRREIAVRYTRAFHEMPAVIVPAVRDGIAPAWHLYPIRLKLEGLSTGRTEVFRALRAENLGVNVHYIPVHQHPYYRERFGYKGGEYPVAEDAYERLISLPMFHSMTDRDIEDVIAAVGKVCEAYAR, translated from the coding sequence ATGAGCACCACACCCACAAAACTTGGTCCGCTGGCCATCCATGGGGGAACTCCTGTGCGGGAGACGTTCCTGCCCTACGGGCGGCAGAGTCTGGACGAGGAAGACATCCAGGCCGTCGTGGACGTGCTGAAGTCGGACTGGCTAACGACCGGACCGAAGGTCGGAGAATTCGAGGAACAGTTCGCGGCCTGGGTAGGAGCAAAGCACGCCGTCAGTTTCAGTTCAGGAACGGCCGCACTGCATGGGGCGGCGTTTGCCGCAGGCCTAAAGGCGGGCGACGAAGCGATCACGACTCCGATGACGTTCTGCGCGACCGCAAATTGCGTTCTGTACCAGGAGGCGACTCCGGTCTTTGCAGATGTTACCCAAGACACGCTCAATCTTGATCCCGAAGAAGTTTCCAGAAAGATTTCTCCGCGAACGAAAGCGATTATTGCAGTGGACTACGCAGGCCATCCCGCAGATCTGGCGCCGTTGCGGGAACTCACCGCGAGGCACGGACTGCTGCTGATCGAGGATGCATGTCACGCGCTCGGTGCCGAGTATCGCGGCCAGCGTGTCGGCGGGATTGCCGACATGACGGCGTTCAGCTTTCATCCCGTGAAGCACCTGACCACTGGCGAAGGTGGCATGGTGACCACCAACGATCCGAAACTCGCCGAGACGCTGCGTCGCTTTCGCAATCATGGCATCAGCAGCGATGCCAGACAGCGTCAGCAAAGCGGCCAGTGGTTCTATGAGATGGTCCTCCTCGGTTTCAACTACCGGCTGACGGATATCGCTTGCGCGCTCGGACTATCGCAGCTTCAAAAACTCGATGCGAACCTTACTCGCCGGCGCGAGATTGCAGTTCGCTACACGAGGGCCTTCCATGAGATGCCAGCGGTGATCGTTCCCGCAGTGCGAGACGGGATCGCTCCCGCATGGCATCTATATCCCATTCGATTGAAGTTGGAAGGGCTGTCGACGGGGCGTACGGAAGTCTTCAGAGCTTTACGAGCCGAGAATCTGGGCGTGAACGTGCACTACATTCCCGTGCATCAACATCCGTACTATCGGGAGCGCTTTGGGTACAAAGGCGGCGAGTATCCGGTAGCCGAGGATGCCTATGAGCGGCTAATCAGCCTGCCGATGTTTCATTCCATGACGGACCGGGATATTGAAGATGTAATCGCGGCGGTGGGCAAAGTCTGCGAAGCTTATGCCCGGTGA
- a CDS encoding GNAT family N-acetyltransferase, translating to MSDTAAFLKGTKIYLRPLERTDLNGTYLGWLNDQEVARYLETGIFPTTLQDLEKFYERVTGSPTEVIFAIADKKSHQHIGNVKLGPIHWVHRRATLGIMIGAKKFWGKGVGEEATRLMVEYGFFRLNLHRIGLGVFEEHESAVRCYQKVGFKVEGCLREQLFQAGAYKNHLWMGLLRSEYQHLKAGKRK from the coding sequence ATGTCCGATACGGCAGCATTCCTAAAAGGCACGAAGATTTACCTGCGCCCACTTGAGCGCACAGACTTGAACGGAACGTACCTGGGATGGCTGAACGACCAAGAGGTCGCTCGGTACCTGGAGACCGGGATATTTCCTACGACTCTGCAAGACCTCGAAAAATTCTACGAGAGGGTCACGGGCTCACCGACGGAAGTGATCTTTGCCATAGCCGACAAAAAATCGCACCAGCACATCGGCAACGTGAAACTGGGGCCGATCCATTGGGTACACCGGCGCGCCACGCTCGGGATCATGATTGGTGCAAAGAAATTCTGGGGTAAGGGTGTTGGTGAAGAAGCGACACGATTGATGGTGGAGTACGGATTCTTCCGGCTGAACCTGCATCGTATCGGTCTCGGCGTGTTTGAGGAACATGAGTCCGCGGTTCGCTGTTATCAGAAAGTCGGCTTCAAGGTAGAAGGCTGCCTGCGCGAGCAGTTGTTCCAGGCAGGTGCCTACAAGAATCATCTCTGGATGGGCCTGTTGCGTTCGGAATACCAGCATCTCAAAGCGGGCAAACGCAAATGA